Part of the Salinigranum rubrum genome is shown below.
TCGCGCACCTCGACGAGCGTCTCGCCGCTGTCGGGGCGGGCCGTCGCCGCGGCAGCGCCCGAAACGGAGAGGGCGTACTCGGGGAACTCCTCGAAGACCTCCCCGGAGGAGAACCCCTGCAGACAGCCGAAGTCGCGCTCGCGCCAGGCGGCGTCGGTCGTCAGTTCGCTCCCGGTCTCGCGGGCGACGTGCCGTGCGGTTTCCTGGGCTCGTCGGAGGTCAGACGAGACGAGGGAGTCGACGTCGACCGTCGAGGCGAGGTGCGCTCCGAGCGCGGCCGCCTGCTCGCGTCCCCGGTCCGTGAGCGGCGTCGGTGCCCACCCCTGGATGCGCCCGCTCCGGTTCCAGGTCGTCTCGCCGTGTCGGACGAGGAGTGCCGTGGCCATGCGACGGGCTACGCGACCCGGGCCGATGAGCGTTCCGTGCGACGACGCGGCGTGACAGAGACGTCCACGACGGCAGCTTCACGTCCTGAGACGACGACACAGTGGCATGGAACTCTCCACACACATCGACATCGACGCCCCACCCGAACACGTGTGGGACGTCCTCACCGACTTCGACCGCTACCACGAGTGGAACCCGTTCGCGCGGGTGGCGGGCCGTCCGACACGGGACGCCCGGCTCCACGTCGAACTCACCCCTCCCGGCGGACGGACGATGCGATTCCGACCGACCGTGACGTGCGTCGAGGAGGACCACGAACTCCGGTGGCTCGGCCACCTCTGGCGACCGGGCGTCTTCGACGGCGAACACCGGTTCGTCCTCGAACCGCTCGACGGGGGCGCTCGGACGTCCGTGACTCACGCGGAGGTGTTCACGGGCGCGCTCTCGCCGCTCGTCTGGCGATTCATCGGGACGAGGACCGAGCGCGGGTTCGAGGCGATGAACGCGGCGCTGAAACGTCGCGTCGAAGGGGTGACCGACGAGACCGAGGCGGGCGCGAGGGCGAGCTAGGAACGCGAGTCGGGAGGCTCTGACCAGGCAGAGGCGGGAGTGGCGGACAGGCGGCACGCGGGAGCGACACGGAGTGGTGTACCGCACGACCGCTGGACACTCCGCGGTGACGGTCAGCGCACGCACGGCGGTGGCCGCGTGTTCGGATATGAACTTTCGCCCGGCAGAGTGAGACGGTTCGCCCGGCAGAATGAGAAGGGACCGCCGACTAGCGGTTGACCCATCGCAGGAGCAGGAGCGTCCCCTCGAACAGCACGATCATCGTCGCAGCGATGATGATGGGTGCCATCCCGGTCGGGTCGGGCGAGACGAGGAACGAGAGACCGAGGAACGCCCCCCAGAACAGCAGGCGCTTCTCCGTGAGCCACTGCCGCGTGACGAGGTTCATCATGATGGCGAGCATGATGAACAGCGGAATCTGGAAGACGAGCGCCATGTAGCCCATCAGGACGAGGATTAGCCCAAAGGTCTCCTTGAGGCCGAACGCGATGACGGCGGTGCCGATGGTGTAGGAGGTGAAGTACGCGAAGATGGCGGGGAGGACGACGAAGTGGGCGAAGGCGACGCCGACGAACGCGAGGATGAGACTCGTCGGGACGGCCGCGAGGTAGTACTTCCGTTCCTTGGGGTAGAGCCCGGGTCGCATGAACCGGTACGTCTGGTAGACGAACACCGGGAGGCCGACGATGAAGCCGGCGAGGCCGGCGACCTTCAGTTCGGTGAGGATGAGTTCGAGCGGGCCGTACAGCCGCGGGCGGCGCGACTCGATGGTCGTCGCACCGGGGATGTGGGTGTTCCAGAGGAAGTTGACCAGGTCGTCCGCGATGGGGAAGACGACGACGCCGACGACGCCCGCGATGAGGAAGACGGCGCCGAGTCGGCGGACCATCTCCTCGATGTGGTCCGCCAGCGGCATCTCGACGTCCGACTCGGGACCGTCGAAGAAACCGTCGTCCTCGTCGGCGAGGGTCGGATCGTAGGCGGGGTCCTCCTCGACGACTTCCGAACTCGTCGCCGGAGCGTCCCGGGCATCGGCAGGTGCATCGTCCGTCGATTCCGGTTCGACGACCGGGGTCGACGCGGACGTCTCGGTGGGCGCCGCACTCGCCGTCGTGTCGTCAGCGTCGCTCGTCTCGACCGGGTCGTCCGTGCGTGGCTCGCCGAAGTCGAAGTCGGTGTCGGCGTCGCTGTCGGTCGAGTCGGTATCGGCGCCACTGCCGGTCGAGTCCGTGTCCGTGTCACCGTCCTCGACGGGGGACGACGGCGGAGGGTCGTCCGCGTCAGCGTCAGCAGCATCGGTCGGCGACTCGTCGGTCGCATCCGACCGCCCGTCGGTCGCGTCCGACTGCTCGTCGACCGCGGCCGACGCGAACGCGGTGTCCTCGTTGTCGTCGCTGTCGGTGCTTTCCGGGTCCGGGTCGTCTCCCGCGACACTCGTCGGCGGCGGAGTCGGGTTCGGAACGCCGTCGTCGTCCCGGTCGCCGGCGGCGTACGTCGTCCAGTCGATGTCGTCCGGGGCGCCCGGAGCCTCGTCCGTATCCGAGGAGTCGACGTCGGCAGCGACGTCCGGTCCGTCGGTATCGGCACCAGCAGGCCCGTCGCCATCGGGAGTGGAGGTGCCGTCGACGGCGTCTGTGGAGTCGGCGGTGTCGGCGTCCGAATCGGAGCCAGCGTCGGGGTCGGCGTCCGCGTCCGCGTCAGTGTCAGTGTCAGTATCGGAGTCGGAGCCGGCGCCAGGAGTGGAATCAGCTCCCGAGGCCGGGCGCTCGGCGTCCGACGGGCGTTCGGCCTCGACCACCGCGTCGGCGTCGGCCGAGTCGTCCGCGTCGTCGGGTCGGGACCCGTCCGGCTCCGAATCGTCACCCATTGGTTCGGAGTAGGCCACCCGGCGGTTATAGGCCTTTTTCCATCGACTCGCATGCGAGCCACCGCCGACGAAGGAGAGAACGAAGATGAAAAAGGTTGATAACGACCAACTGACTTCCATCAGGTATGTCTAGCGCGCTCGACGAGGACACTCGCCAGACCATCGCACAGGGACGGGAGACGGCGGGTGCGATGCTGCGAGCGGCGCAGAAGGACCTCCAGAAGGTGTTCATCGTCTTCCTCGTCGGCTTCCTCGGGACGTTCTACGCGCTTCGGCTGTACGTCTGGGACTTCTTCAAGGGCATCACCGAGGCGAAGATGAACTCGCTGACGGCCGAAAGCGTCCAAATCATCGCCCAGACGCCGTTCGACGTCATCCTCCTGCAGGCAAAGATCGGACTGGTCGTCGGCGTCCTCTTCGCCGTCCCGCCGTTCATCTACTTCTCGAGGGACGCGCTGCGAGCGCGGAACCTCTGGCCGTCCTCACCGATTCCCGTCTGGAAGCTCGTCGTCATCGTCGCGACGATGGTCGTCCTGTTCGTCCTCGGCGTCGCGTACGGCTATCTGGTGTTCTTCCCCTTCACGTTCGCGTTCCTCGCGAACAACGCCATCGCGGCGGGCTTCGCCCCGACGTACTCCATCGTCAAGTGGGCGCAGTTCATCTTCCTCCTCACAGTCTCGTTCGGCCTCGCCACCCAGCTCCCGCTGGTGATGACGGCGCTCTCGTACACCGAAATCGTCCCCTACGAGACGTTCCGCGAGAAGTGGCGCCACGCCATCGCCGGCATCTTCCTCGCCGGGGCGCTGTTCACCCCGCCGGACCCCTTCACGCAGGTGCTGTGGGCGACTCCCGTCATCGTGCTGTACGCGTTCTCGCTGTACCTCGCGCGGGTCGTCACGACCGCCCGCCGCGGCTCGGACCGCCTCGACCTCAAACGGACGCTCACGACCCGGTGGAACCTCCTCGCGGGCGTGGCCGTCCTGGGCGGGGTCGCCGCCTACGGCTTCTTCACCTACGGTGGCGTCGCCGCAGCGAACGACCTCCTCGCGGCGGCGGGCTCCGACTACCGGGCCGTCGCCCCCGGAGAGTCGCTGCTGTACGCGTACGTCGCCGTCGCGGGCCTCGTCGCGCTCGTCTTCGCCGCGATGTACTTCGTCTACACCGACATCGTCGCGCTCGCCGGGAGCGCCACCCCTGGAACGGTCGGCGACCCGGCCGACATCGACCTCTCGGAACTCGACGCGATGGGCGTCAAGGCCGCCCCGCCGGAGGCGTTCGCCGAGATGGAGGAGTCGGAGGCGCTCCGGCTGTCGAGCCAGGCGATGGAAGTCGGCGACAAGGACAAAGCGCGCGCTATCCTCGACCGGTTCGACGCCGCCGAGGAGGAACGCGACGCCCGGGAAGCGGCCGAGGAGCAGGACCCCGTCGAGGACGTGACCGACCGCACCGAACGGGCGACGGGGACGTTCCTCTCCGAACTGACCGAGGGGGAGAAGGACGAGGACGACGTCGGCGGCTACTACGACGAAATCGCGTTCGTCTTCGACTCGGTGACCTCGAAGTCGTTCCGCATCGCCGCCGTCTTCGGAATCACGCTCGCGGGGGTGTTCGGCTGGCTCTACACCGGCGGCATCGGCGACGTCTTCGACCAGTTCCTCTCGCAACTCCCGGCGGAGGTGACGCCGGACCAGAACATCACCGTCGTCGCCCTCCACCCGATGGAGGCGCTCATCTTCGAGGTGAAGTTCTCCACGCTCATCGCCGCGCTGGTGACGCTGCCCGTCATCGCGTACTACGCGTGGCCCGCGCTGCGCGAACGAAACATCGTCCGGCAGCGTCGGCGGGCCGTCTTTGGCTGGGCCGGCGCGCTCACCGCGGGCCTCCTGGGCGGGTTCGCGCTCGGCTACGGCTACGTCGCCCCGACCATCATCTCGTTCCTCGTGGCCGACGCCGTCCAGTCGAACATGATCATCGCCTACCGCATCACCAACTTCTTCTGGCTCATCTTCTTCACCACCGCCGGTATTGGCCTCCTCGCCGACATCCCCGTCCTCATGGTGCTTCTGAACACCGCCGGCATCAGCTACCGGACGATGCGGGAGCGGTGGCGCGAGGTGACGGTGGGCATCCTCGCCTTCGCGGCGCTCTTTACCCCGGCGGACGTCATCACGATGTTCCTCGTTACTGTCCCGCTCATGGCCGCGTACGGCGCGGGGCTGGGAATCCTGTACGTCATCACCCTCGGCGGACGGCGGAACCTCGCGAAGCCGCGGACGGCGGACGTGTGAGGGAGTCGGCTGGGGAGGGTGTGGCCGCACCGCGCCCGTACACCGCGCGCTCTCTACTGTCGCCTGTCGCCGTTCCGCTCCCCGTCCCTCTCGTCTAACCCTCCAGCGTCGGAGAAAACGACACTCGGCCGTCGAGTCCCCCCCGAGTGAGCACGGAGAAAGCCGGCCTCGAACCCGACGAACTCACGGCGGACCCCTCGTCGTGTGCGAAAGCGTAAGCGTAAGTATTCTCGTGAGAATCCTCGGGTATGGCCAAGATAAGCGTCGAAGTGCCCGACGAGTTGCTCGCCGACCTGGACGAACACGTCGGCGACGACAAGAAGTTCGTCAACCGCTCCGACGCCATCCGGGCGTCGATCCGCAAGACGCTCGATCTCCTCGACGAGATAGACAAACGACACGGTCGCATCGAGGATGAGTAGGCGCGAGACCGCTCGCACAGCGCTGATCGCGCTGTTCGTCACGGCGCTCGTCACCGCCCAACTCACCGCGGCGAAGGTGCTCGCGATTCCGCTCCCCGCCTCGCTTCCCGTCGTCGGGGCGACGGCCACCCTCCCGGGCGCGGCGCTCGCGTACGCGCTCACCTACTTCGCCTCCGACTGTTACGCCGAACTGTACGGTCGCCGCCCGGCACAGGTCATGGTCAACGTCGGCTTCGTCATGAACTTCGTCCTCCTCGCGCTGGTGTGGAGCACCATCCTCGCGCCCGCGGCACCGGCGAGCGTCGACCCCGGCCAGTTTGCGACGGTGCTCGGCGCGAGCACGAACATCGTCCTCGGGAGCCTCGTCGCCTACGTGGTCAGTCAGAACTGGGACGTCCTCGTGTTCCACGCGCTCCGCGACCGCACGGACGGGGCCCACCTCTGGCTCCGCAACATCGGCTCCACCGCGACCTCACAGGCTATCGACACCGTCCTGTTCGTCGGCGTCGGCTTCTACGTCGCCCCCCGTCTCCTCGGAGTCGGGTTCGCGCTCTCGGGAACCGCGCTCCTCGCGCTCGCCGTCGGCCAGTACCTCCTGAAACTGCTCATCGCGGTGGTCGACACGCCGTTCGTCTACGGGGTGGTGCGGTTCGTACGCAGTGACCCCGACGACCCGACGTCGGGGTCGTGGACGACCGAGTGATTTGGCGAAAGAGAACCGGACAACTGCGGAGTTCTGTCGATACAACGCGGACGAAAATTTCGGTCTAGTTTATCATCCGTGCTAACGTAGCCCACGTATGCCCGACCGCCGCAGGATCCGTCTCTCCGAGGACGACGCGATGGAACGGGGAGTACGGTGCCCGAACTGCGGGAGTTACACGTCGTTCACCGACATCGTCGCGACCGGTCGGTGTCGGGGCGCGTGGCGGGGCGACTGTACCATCCGGCTGGGACTCGACCTCATCGTCGAACGCGCCACCCGGGGGCAGCGCCGCGCGGACGGCGAGGACTAGTCCAGCCGTTCGGCGAACCCGAACCGCGGTTTCACGTCCGTCACCCGGACGCGGACCGTCTCTCCCGTCTCGGTGCCGGGGACGAACAGCGTGAAGCCCTCGACCTTGGCGATGCCGTCGCCCTCGCCGCCGACGTCCTCGATTTCGACGTCGAGTTCGTCGCCGGTGCGGACGGGCGCCGTGATGCGGTGCTTGCCGACGAGATACAGTTCGGAAGAGGCGTCGCGGGAGGCGTCGGGTCGGATCGACCGGACGTACTGGAACTCGCCTTCCATCTCCTCGCGGAGGTCCGCGAGGTCACGGCCGTCGAACACCTTCACCGCGAGGTCGCCGCCGGTCGCGAGCACCACCATCGCCGTCTCGAACGCCTGCCGCGCCAGATGGACCGAACGGGCGTGGTCCAGCGAGTACTCGCCGGTCATGTTCGGCGCCATGTCGGAGACGACCACGTCCGCGCCCTCCTCGCCGACGAGTTCGGTGATGCGAGCGCGGGTCTCCTCGTCGGTCATGTCGCCCCGGATGGTCTCGACGACGTCGTGGTCATCCAGCGGTTTGATGCGCTGGAGGTCGACGCCGACGACCCGCCCCTGCGGGCCGACGGCCTCCGCGGCCACCTGGAGCCACCCGCCCGGCGCGGCACCGAGGTCGACGACGGTGTTGCCGGGGCCGAACAGCCCCGCCTCCTCGTCCAACTGTTTGAGCTTGTACGCCGAGCGAGCGCGGTATCCTTCCTGCTTGGACCGGTTGTAGTACTCGTCTCGGCCAGTCATGTGTTCCTCACCGAGTTCTCTGCCGTCGTCCACGCGGAGGCGACCGGCGAATCTGCGTTCATGTCCCGAGAAACGCCGTCGACTCGGAAAGGCACATCGGATGGTGTCGACGGCGCGCTTACCGTGTCACCGACGGAGCCACCACCACCCGGCACCGAGCACGAGCACCACGGCGAGCGCACCGAGGCCGAGCAACGTCGTGTTGCCCGGACCGCTCGGTTCGGTGACGCGCGTCTCGACGAAGTAGGGCCCGTCGCGTATCCGGTCGCCGTCGGGTTCGCGCGCCGCCACGGTGACTTCGACCGCCGTCGTCGTCGTGACGGCGTCCTCGGAGACGGTTACCTCGAAGGCCAACAGTGCAGATTCGCCGGGCGCCAGTTCGTCGACGTAGGCGGTGTCGGACTCGCTGGTGAAGGGGGGCGTCGCGTTGATGCGCGCGCGGACGTCGCGCAGAGCGACGGACTCCCGGTTCGTGATGCGAACGACGAACCGGTTGTCGGAGTCGATCTCGAACGTGGCGTTCACCGGCGTGATCTCGAATCGGTCGCGTTCGGGCGCCACTTCGATAGTCCGTTCGAGCGGGTCGCTCACGCGGCGCTGTCCTCGCTGGTTTCGGTACTCGACGGAGAAATCGGCCTGGTGCGTCGTCGCCGTCGCGTCGTCGGCGACGTCGACTTCGAAGGAGAACGTCGCCGTGTCGCCCGGGTCGAGGCCCGACACCGCGACGCGTCTCGGCTGGGCGACGAGGGCGGGAGAGTCCGTCGAGAACACGACGACGGCGTTTCCGACCGGCGTCTCCCCCGTGTTGACGACGGTTCCCGAGACGGTTCCGGTTCGACCGACGCGGAGGTCCGTCCGGACGTCTTCGAGCGCGAACGACTGCTCCGGGGTGGGCCGGACGCCGAACGAGAGCGGCCGCGACGTGCGGGTGACGCCGTCGGTGTCCTCGTACTCGACGCGGGCACGAAACGCGAGCGACTCGGCGTCGACGTCCTCGTCGACGGCGACGGTGTACGTCGCCGCGTGCGCCTCGCCGGGAGCCCACTCGCCGACGTAGACGGCGGTCTCGGCCGCTGAAACTTCCGCGACGGTCGTCGCCTCGCTGATGTTTCCGCCGACGTTCCCGGTGATTCGAGCGTTCGTCGACGCCGAGACGAGCGAGACGCGGGCGTCCCGGGCCGTCTCGGACCCGACGTTCGCGAGCGTGACCGCCACGGTGCCGGTGTCGCCGACCTGGAGCGTCGAGCGCGTCTCGCGGACCTCGAATCGGGGGCGAGAGTCGACGCGGACGGTCACCTCGCCGTCGACGGTTCGTCGCCCCTCGGAGTAGCTGACGCGCTGGTCGTCGTACGACACCAGTCGGGTGTACGAGTACGTCACGTCGACGGGAATCTCGTACGTCCCCGGGGACGCCGATTGGGGGACGGTGACGGTCACCGGCGGCACCGTCGTCTTCCCGGGCGGGACCTCCCCGACCGCCACCGACGGCTGGCGGACGTCGAACGGGAGGCCGCTGTCGTCGATGTCGAGCGTCACGGCGCGCGCCGTCGTGACGCGGGTCTCGTACCGCTCCGGCCCCGTCTGCCGGAGGTCCGGGTCGTTCAGAATCTCCAGCGTGAGCGACTGGTCGCCGCCGGGCGTCAGGACGGGCGTCGACGTCGTCACCGACAGGTCGGGTCGGCCGAGCACCTGTCCGTCGGTCGTCGACTGTGCGGGCACCGCCGGTGCGAGGACGCTCGCCGCGACGAGGACGGTGACGCATGCGACGAGCCAGTATCGTGTGTTCATTGCTGTGAGGTCGGGTGAGATGGGGTCGGGTGGGGGGTAGTGGCGTCTCGATTCGGTACGGTGGCTGGGTGGTCGCTGGGGGCGATAACGTGTCGAGGAGCGGAACCGAGCGGCGGAAGGGGCGTCTCGCGGCGTCGGACACGGGACGGAGCCATCAGATATCCCTCCGCTGGAAGAGCGCCAGTCCGACCACGAGGAGGACGGCGGCGACGAGGAGCAACAGGAGCGTCCCTTCGAGGTCGAGCGTCTCCTCTAAGAGGATTTCTGTGGGGTCGAAGTACCGGGTCGGACTCACGGTACCGAGCCACTCGAAGTCGGTCTCGACGGTGACCGAGTCGAGCATGAACAGCAAGAACACGAGGGCGATGCCGCTCCGCTGGGCGACGTCGCCGCGGTCGACGACGGCCGACAGCACGAGCCCGATACCCGAACAGACCAGCAGGTACGGAACCGACAGCACGTGGACCAAGAACAGGTGCCACGGGTCGACGACGTAGCCGATGGCGATGGAGGCACCGAAGACGAACAGCGGAATCACCGTGTTGAGGGTGACGAGCGGGACGACGAGCGAGAGGAACTTCTCCAGCGCCAGTCGCGTCCGCGAGACGGGCGTCGCGAGCACCATGTAGAGCCGCCCGGTCTCGATGTCGGTCGCGAGGAGGCCGCCGCCGGCGTACGTGAAGTACAGCCCCAGAAGGAGCACCCAGAGGAACTGGTACACCTCCGCCGACAGGAACCCCTCGATGGTCGCGTACGACGCGGCCCCGAAGCCCTCGCGGAAGGCCTGGGGGAGGCTTTCGAGGAGCGCGTCTATCTCGGCCGTCGACTCGGCGAACGAGGGGTAGATGTAGATGACGAGGCCGATGAACGCCGCCAGGAGCACCGTGAGCGCGGCCGTCCCCTTGACGCGTCGCCGCGACTCGTACCGCATCGTCTCAAACATCGCGGGGGCCTCCGGGTTCGTCGGACGGTGTCGACCCTTCCGACTCAGCGTCCGTCTCACCGTAAAAGTGCATGAACACCTCTTCGATGGGCGGCTCTTCGATTTCGAGGTCGACGACGACGTGGTCGCTCAGCGCGGCCAGAAGGTCGTTGTAGTCACCCGCGAACGTGAACCGCACCTCGCGGTCGACCTGTTCGAAGGAGACGACGCCGTCGAGCGCCAAGTCGCGCTCGTCGAGTGGCTCCGCGGTGTGAAGGTGGACGCGCTTGCCGCCGCGCTCCAGCAGGGTGTCGACGTCCTCGACGGTGACGAGTCGCCCGTCGCGGATGATGCCGACGCGGTCACAGACGCGTCTGACCTCGCCGAGGATGTGCGAGGAGAAGAACACCGTCTTGCCCGCGTCGCGCTCGTCACGGACGAACCGGTTGAACGCCGCCTGTTTGAGCG
Proteins encoded:
- a CDS encoding 23S rRNA (uridine(2552)-2'-O)-methyltransferase, producing the protein MTGRDEYYNRSKQEGYRARSAYKLKQLDEEAGLFGPGNTVVDLGAAPGGWLQVAAEAVGPQGRVVGVDLQRIKPLDDHDVVETIRGDMTDEETRARITELVGEEGADVVVSDMAPNMTGEYSLDHARSVHLARQAFETAMVVLATGGDLAVKVFDGRDLADLREEMEGEFQYVRSIRPDASRDASSELYLVGKHRITAPVRTGDELDVEIEDVGGEGDGIAKVEGFTLFVPGTETGETVRVRVTDVKPRFGFAERLD
- the tatC gene encoding twin-arginine translocase subunit TatC; the protein is MSSALDEDTRQTIAQGRETAGAMLRAAQKDLQKVFIVFLVGFLGTFYALRLYVWDFFKGITEAKMNSLTAESVQIIAQTPFDVILLQAKIGLVVGVLFAVPPFIYFSRDALRARNLWPSSPIPVWKLVVIVATMVVLFVLGVAYGYLVFFPFTFAFLANNAIAAGFAPTYSIVKWAQFIFLLTVSFGLATQLPLVMTALSYTEIVPYETFREKWRHAIAGIFLAGALFTPPDPFTQVLWATPVIVLYAFSLYLARVVTTARRGSDRLDLKRTLTTRWNLLAGVAVLGGVAAYGFFTYGGVAAANDLLAAAGSDYRAVAPGESLLYAYVAVAGLVALVFAAMYFVYTDIVALAGSATPGTVGDPADIDLSELDAMGVKAAPPEAFAEMEESEALRLSSQAMEVGDKDKARAILDRFDAAEEERDAREAAEEQDPVEDVTDRTERATGTFLSELTEGEKDEDDVGGYYDEIAFVFDSVTSKSFRIAAVFGITLAGVFGWLYTGGIGDVFDQFLSQLPAEVTPDQNITVVALHPMEALIFEVKFSTLIAALVTLPVIAYYAWPALRERNIVRQRRRAVFGWAGALTAGLLGGFALGYGYVAPTIISFLVADAVQSNMIIAYRITNFFWLIFFTTAGIGLLADIPVLMVLLNTAGISYRTMRERWREVTVGILAFAALFTPADVITMFLVTVPLMAAYGAGLGILYVITLGGRRNLAKPRTADV
- a CDS encoding SRPBCC domain-containing protein, translated to MELSTHIDIDAPPEHVWDVLTDFDRYHEWNPFARVAGRPTRDARLHVELTPPGGRTMRFRPTVTCVEEDHELRWLGHLWRPGVFDGEHRFVLEPLDGGARTSVTHAEVFTGALSPLVWRFIGTRTERGFEAMNAALKRRVEGVTDETEAGARAS
- a CDS encoding histidine phosphatase family protein, yielding MATALLVRHGETTWNRSGRIQGWAPTPLTDRGREQAAALGAHLASTVDVDSLVSSDLRRAQETARHVARETGSELTTDAAWRERDFGCLQGFSSGEVFEEFPEYALSVSGAAAATARPDSGETLVEVRDRVLDGWERLLADLSPDETVVIVAHGGPNRLLLGSLLRYDVVDSILELDQDNCALNEIRASEPRVVRRNDTRYLPDDLTVDSETVA
- a CDS encoding COG1361 S-layer family protein, which gives rise to MNTRYWLVACVTVLVAASVLAPAVPAQSTTDGQVLGRPDLSVTTSTPVLTPGGDQSLTLEILNDPDLRQTGPERYETRVTTARAVTLDIDDSGLPFDVRQPSVAVGEVPPGKTTVPPVTVTVPQSASPGTYEIPVDVTYSYTRLVSYDDQRVSYSEGRRTVDGEVTVRVDSRPRFEVRETRSTLQVGDTGTVAVTLANVGSETARDARVSLVSASTNARITGNVGGNISEATTVAEVSAAETAVYVGEWAPGEAHAATYTVAVDEDVDAESLAFRARVEYEDTDGVTRTSRPLSFGVRPTPEQSFALEDVRTDLRVGRTGTVSGTVVNTGETPVGNAVVVFSTDSPALVAQPRRVAVSGLDPGDTATFSFEVDVADDATATTHQADFSVEYRNQRGQRRVSDPLERTIEVAPERDRFEITPVNATFEIDSDNRFVVRITNRESVALRDVRARINATPPFTSESDTAYVDELAPGESALLAFEVTVSEDAVTTTTAVEVTVAAREPDGDRIRDGPYFVETRVTEPSGPGNTTLLGLGALAVVLVLGAGWWWLRR
- a CDS encoding ribbon-helix-helix domain-containing protein, whose protein sequence is MAKISVEVPDELLADLDEHVGDDKKFVNRSDAIRASIRKTLDLLDEIDKRHGRIEDE
- a CDS encoding ABC transporter permease codes for the protein MFETMRYESRRRVKGTAALTVLLAAFIGLVIYIYPSFAESTAEIDALLESLPQAFREGFGAASYATIEGFLSAEVYQFLWVLLLGLYFTYAGGGLLATDIETGRLYMVLATPVSRTRLALEKFLSLVVPLVTLNTVIPLFVFGASIAIGYVVDPWHLFLVHVLSVPYLLVCSGIGLVLSAVVDRGDVAQRSGIALVFLLFMLDSVTVETDFEWLGTVSPTRYFDPTEILLEETLDLEGTLLLLLVAAVLLVVGLALFQRRDI
- a CDS encoding twin-arginine translocase subunit TatC, producing MDWTTYAAGDRDDDGVPNPTPPPTSVAGDDPDPESTDSDDNEDTAFASAAVDEQSDATDGRSDATDESPTDAADADADDPPPSSPVEDGDTDTDSTGSGADTDSTDSDADTDFDFGEPRTDDPVETSDADDTTASAAPTETSASTPVVEPESTDDAPADARDAPATSSEVVEEDPAYDPTLADEDDGFFDGPESDVEMPLADHIEEMVRRLGAVFLIAGVVGVVVFPIADDLVNFLWNTHIPGATTIESRRPRLYGPLELILTELKVAGLAGFIVGLPVFVYQTYRFMRPGLYPKERKYYLAAVPTSLILAFVGVAFAHFVVLPAIFAYFTSYTIGTAVIAFGLKETFGLILVLMGYMALVFQIPLFIMLAIMMNLVTRQWLTEKRLLFWGAFLGLSFLVSPDPTGMAPIIIAATMIVLFEGTLLLLRWVNR
- a CDS encoding queuosine precursor transporter → MSRRETARTALIALFVTALVTAQLTAAKVLAIPLPASLPVVGATATLPGAALAYALTYFASDCYAELYGRRPAQVMVNVGFVMNFVLLALVWSTILAPAAPASVDPGQFATVLGASTNIVLGSLVAYVVSQNWDVLVFHALRDRTDGAHLWLRNIGSTATSQAIDTVLFVGVGFYVAPRLLGVGFALSGTALLALAVGQYLLKLLIAVVDTPFVYGVVRFVRSDPDDPTSGSWTTE